The following proteins are encoded in a genomic region of Chelmon rostratus isolate fCheRos1 chromosome 3, fCheRos1.pri, whole genome shotgun sequence:
- the polr3f gene encoding DNA-directed RNA polymerase III subunit RPC6, whose product MAEVKVKKETNLSDSADIENRIKELCQQFPHGITDQVIQNDMPHLEPQQRAMAINKLLSLGQLDLLRNSSGLLYRMKDAQSTSKMKGSDNQEKLVYQIIEDAGNKGIWSREIRFKSNLPLTEINKILKNLESKKLIKAVKSVAASKKKVYMLYNLQPDRSVTGGAWYSDQDFESEFVEVLNQQCFKFLQSKAEAARDSKQSPMVQRNSSFATSHEVWKYICELGISKVDLSMDDIETILNTLIYDGKVEMTIIAAKEGTVGSVDGQMKLYRGVNPVIQPTGLVRTPCGLCPVFDDCHEGGEISPSNCIYVTEWLDF is encoded by the exons ATGGCGGAAGTCAAAGTGAAGAAGGAGACGAACCTTTCGGACTCCGCGGACATCGAGAACAG GATCAAGGAGCTGTGTCAGCAGTTTCCTCACGGCATCACAGACCAGGTGATTCAGAACGACATGCCTCACCTGGAGCCTCAGCAGAGAGCCATGGCCATCAACAAGCTGCTGTCACTG GGTCAGCTAGACCTGCTGAGGAACAGTTCAGGTCTCCTGTACAGAATGAAGGACGCTCAGAGCACCAG TAAGATGAAAGGCTCGGACAACCAGGAGAAGCTGGTCTATCAGATCATCGAGGACGCGGGAAACAAAG ggatCTGGAGCAGAGAGATCCGCTTCAAGAGCAACCTTCCTCTGACTGAGATCAACAAGATCCTGAAGAACCTGGAGAGCAAGAAGCTCATCAAAGCCGTCAAATCTGTGGCG GCCTCTAAGAAGAAGGTGTACATGTTGTACAACCTGCAGCCGGACCGCTCAGTGACGGGGGGCGCCTGGTACAGCGACCAGGACTTTGAGTCCGAGTTTGTCGAAGTTCTGAACCAGCAGTGCTTCAAGTTCCTGCAGAGCAAG gctGAAGCAGCGAGGGACAGCAAACAGAGTCCCATGGTCCAGAGGAACAGCTCCTTCGCCACCTCGCATGAAGTCTGGAAGTACATCTGTGAGCTGGGAATCAGCAAG GTGGATCTGTCCATGGACGACATCGAGACCATCCTGAACACGCTGATCTACGACGGGAAGGTGGAGATGACCATCATCGCCGCCAAGGAGGGAACGGTGGGCAGCGTGGACGGACAGATGAAGCTTTACCGCGGCGTCAACCCCGTCATCCAACCCACCGGCCTCGTCAGGACGCCCTGCGGACTCTGCCCG GTGTTTGACGACTGTCACGAAGGAGGAGAAATCTCTCCGTCAAACTGCATCTACGTGACGGAGTGGTTGGACTTCTGA